One window of Cydia pomonella isolate Wapato2018A chromosome 5, ilCydPomo1, whole genome shotgun sequence genomic DNA carries:
- the LOC133518255 gene encoding protein timeless-like isoform X2, translating to MEWVLSSPQIHSIFSNLGFMHADGYHVNDNCNAALETILNNILTEDKYLRTYRRSISCGQNIKKDLIPLLIHAKEEKTIELLVRILVNLSIPIECLLSVEVTSQSDFGLHTVFEINQLLTATKVAFTGPQATKVVVDFLKKNVYPDQPKVSPAQCTNISNSLLLLRNILHIPEDVKSPISGNNGSGHAVQNQILWNMFSQSVDKVLIKLMIIPEATNWGVTMVQLIALMYKDQHVITLHKLLNMWLESCNSESSEDNESNTSPPDRGSEDSSPMMTSDPTSDSSDTGGSGKSNDEPNSETNVWGTSENNTMKDENQQFQPPLPDENDIHMRDQDASTGDENMKSDNDNEEKVVFEDLPTEPSNQQPSKTEKKGKGMISENSDCGYGTQIENQESISTSSNDDEMPLKKRVHQKPHNPKQRVNTKARTGVTLQERRRKKISKRGKANITNVQGLTHQTPTDDDISYVLKEFTVDFLLKGYNSLVQTLHSQILTNVLLEIDTSHFFWLVTYFLKFATQIELDIEQISGVISFDIVSYLTAEGVNLCEQFELAVKLDRNNLKPSSRRLHLVVTAIREFVQAIEVYQKIPHICAADKDALIKLQNKMCETNELRSLLVLLLRHYNPKYHSKQYLQDLVVTNHILLTFLDNAIRNPSYLGSTDIVEHIKQFATPEIMYQYGLLLEDYAVNGAFINDCVFTIMHHVGGELDSLISLYQPKILKTFTSIWKSEFEICDDWSDLIEYVINTFIKKPHALLTIDNFRMDTQIFDDKKVLTEHQAVVASAKKDLQPAAEAGRKKSVHSSASQSSKKRWTEDELSTLNWNYLQCNTHPDVIGEMLRRLKEDGTVKSRDSVIRELYKQNIINKEEYEKLSKFEVKTDKGVKINKEMRDVEIGKLCEQLRQDGKTKCFDWVQQVLLETCYAKLQIEKRYRSECSRTADQTGIHQFKLFNQGFNSPVMSPVSYHALLLNQSVPLVPWNCEQAAMCKDLKFLQLLHKLGFQMPVDTGKVFIRIPHVWSAGVLYEVAGRVAVIDTTKLKFSVTDITSSGSKNAMQQCNSPLSTLTKDVTSMSAAPENFYQIHKQKHIAAIMNFTPRPGSSFNTDVQNESKRCWLEVVQQSQDLKLTCTVGSVLEDVEELAKSKAPSRPAVQPAAAAPARRDVSQAPCSLPPKDFIAQLSELEDNNSVSETASVASDLTRMYVSDEEEKLEIALRPSVAANAPGDGDGCAGRAGRAERSAAERPSVYAPTF from the exons ATGGAGTGGGTTCTCAGCAGTCCACAGATCCATAGCATATTCAGCAATCTTGGCTTTATGCACGCAGATGGATATCACGTAAATGACAACTGTAATG ctgcCCTAGaaactattttaaataatattttaactgaaGACAAGTATTTACGGACATACCGCAGGAGCATCAGTTGCGggcaaaacataaaaaaagacTTAATACCTCTTTTGATCCACGCTAAGGAAGAGAAAACTATAGAACTACTAGTGAGAATACTAGTCAATTTGTCAATACCCATAGAGTGCTTGCTATCAGTTGAAGTAACATCGCAATCAGATTTTGGTTTGCATACAGTATTTGAAATAAACCAGCTACTGACCGCCACTAAAGTGGCCTTTACTGGTCCACAAGCAACAAAAGTAGTTgtagattttttaaagaaaaatgtgtATCCTGATCAACCAAAAGTGTCACCGGCACAATgtacaaatataagtaatagtCTTTTGTTATTGAGAAACATACTGCATATACCAGAGGACGTTAAAAGTCCTATTTCAGGCAACAATGGATCTGGCCACGCCGTGCAAAATCAGATTCTCTGGAACATGTTTAGCCAAAGCGTTGATAAAGTACTTATTAAGCTAATGATTATACCGGAAGCG ACTAATTGGGGAGTTACAATGGTACAACTTATAGCATTGATGTATAAAGATCAGCATGTTATTACATTGCACAAACTGCTCAATATGTGGCTAGAATCTTGTAATTCTGAGAGTTCAGAAGACAATGAAAGTAACACTTCTCCACCGGATAGAG GTAGTGAAGATTCGTCACCTATGATGACATCAGATCCGACGTCTGATTCGTCGGATACAGGTGGTAGCGGAAAAAGTAACGATGAACCAAACTCGGAGACAAATGTGTGGGGAACTTCcgaaaacaatacaatgaaAGATGAGAATCAACAGTTTCAGCCTCCGTTACCTGATGAGAATGACATTCACATGAGGGACCAAGACGCATCGACTGGCGATGAAAATATGAAGTCTGATAATGATAAT GAAGAAAAAGTGGTGTTCGAAGATTTACCAACCGAGCCAAGTAATCAACAGCCATCAAAGACTGAGAAGAAAGGGAAGGGGATGATATCTGAAAATTCTGATTGCGGATATGGAACGCAAATCGAAAATCAAGAGTCCATTTCTACTTCAAGCAACGATGACGAGATGCCTTTGAAAAAACGAGTTCATCAAAAACCACACAATCCTAAACAAAGAGTGAACACCAAGGCACGTACTGGTGTTACATTACAAGAGAGAAGGCGTAAGAAGATATCTAAAAGGGGTAAAGCGAACAT CACAAACGTACAAGGGCTCACTCATCAAACTCCAACAGATGATGACATATCCTATGTACTTAAAGAATTTACTGTTGACTTTTTACTCAAAGGTTACAATTCTTTAGTACAAACACTACATAGTCAAATCCTCACAAACGTATTATTGGAAATTGATACGTCACATTTTTTCTGGTTAGTGACTTATTTTCTGAAGTTTGCGACCCAAATCGAGTTGGATATAGAACAAATTTCCGGTGTGATATCCTTTGATATAGTATCGTATTTGACTGCTGAGGGTGTCAATTTATGTGAACAATTTGAACTGGCTGTTAAGCTAGACAGAAATAACTTGAAGCCAAGTAGCAGGCGTCTTCATCTG GTTGTTACAGCAATCAGAGAGTTTGTACAAGCTATTGAAGTGTACCAAAAGATTCCGCATATTTGTGCCGCTGATAAAGACGCccttataaaattacaaaacaaaatgtgCGAAACCAATGAATTGAGGTCACTCTTAGTGCTGCTGTTGCGTCACTATAATCCGAAATACCATTCCAAGCAGTATTTACAG GACCTCGTTGTAACAAACCACATACTGCTGACATTTTTGGATAACGCTATAAGGAATCCGAGCTACTTGGGTTCTACCGACATTGTAGAACACATTAAACA GTTCGCGACCCCTGAAATAATGTACCAATACGGGCTATTGCTAGAAGACTACGCTGTGAACGGGGCGTTCATCAACGACTGCGTGTTCACGATCATGCACCACGTGGGAGGGGAGCTGGACAGTTTGATCAGTTTATATCAACCTAAGATATTGAAGACGTTCACTTCTATTTGGAAGTCTGAATTTGAAATTTGCGAC gattgGTCTGATTTAATAGAATACGTGATAAACACATTCATAAAGAAGCCGCACGCGCTGTTAACTATTGACAATTTTAGGATGGACACACAGATATTTGACGACAAGAAAGTCCTAACCGAACACCAAGCAGTTGTTGCGTCTGCAAAGAAAGATCTCCAGCCTGCGGCCGAAGCGGGGAGGAAAAAGTCCGTACACAGCAGTGCGAGCCAGTCATCTAAAAAAAG GTGGACTGAAGATGAACTGTCTACTTTAAATTGGAATTATCTGCAATGCAACACTCATCCGGATGTCATTGGCGAAATGTTAAGACGCCTTAAAGAAGACGGCACAGTTAAGTCTCGAGATTCTGTGATCAGAGAattatacaaacaaaatataataaacaaagagGAATATGAAAAACTGTCTAAGTTTGAAGTTAAGACCGATAAGGGCGTTAAGATAAACAAAGAAATGAGGGATGTCGAGATCGGAAAGCTTTGTGAGCAACTAAGACAAGACGGAAAAACGAAATGCTTTGACTGGGTTCAACAAGTTTTACTTGAAACTTGTTACGCAAAATTGCAAATCGAGAAGAGGTACCGTAGCGAATGCAGCAGGACCGCGGATCAAACGGGTATCCATCAATTCAAGTTGTTTAATCAAGGGTTTAATTCGCCAGTGATGTCTCCTGTGTCATATCACGCTCTAC TTCTTAATCAGTCTGTACCCCTGGTACCGTGGAATTGTGAACAAGCTGCCATGTGCAAGGACTTGAAGTTTTTGCAACTACTACATAAATTGGGATTCCAAATGCCGGTTGACACCGGCAAAGTATTTATAAGGATACCGCACGTCTGGTCAGCTGGTGTCTTGTACGAAGTGGCTGGCAGAGTCGCTGTTATTGACACAA caaaattaaaattctCCGTCACCGATATAACTAGTAGCGGGTCTAAGAACGCTATGCAGCAGTGCAACTCGCCGCTCTCAACGCTCACCAAGGACGTCACATCGATGAGCGCCGCGCCAGAGAACTTCTATCAGATACACAAACAGAAACACATCGCTGCTATTATGAATTTCACGCCCAG GCCGGGTTCGTCGTTCAACACGGATGTTCAAAACGAAAGCAAACGTTGTTGGTTGGAAGTGGTACAACAGTCTCAAGACCTTAAATTGACTTGTACCGTGGGAAG TGTCCTGGAAGACGTGGAGGAGCTAGCGAAGTCGAAGGCACCTTCGAGACCGGCGGTGCAGCCGGCGGCGGCCGCGCCCGCCCGGCGCGACGTCTCCCAAGCTCCTTGCTCCCTGCCTCCCAAGGACTTCATCGCTCAGCTCTCGGAGTTGGAGGATAACAACAG CGTCAGCGAAACGGCATCGGTCGCATCAGACCTAACTCGCATGTACGTTTCGGACGAAGAGGAGAAACTGGAGATAGCGCTACGGCCGAGCGTGGCGGCGAACGCCCCCGGCGACGGCGACGGCTGCGCCGGCCGCGCCGGCCGCGCCGAGCGCTCCGCCGCCGAGCGGCCCTCCGTCTACGCTCCCACTTTCTGA
- the LOC133518255 gene encoding protein timeless-like isoform X1 → MEWVLSSPQIHSIFSNLGFMHADGYHVNDNCNAALETILNNILTEDKYLRTYRRSISCGQNIKKDLIPLLIHAKEEKTIELLVRILVNLSIPIECLLSVEVTSQSDFGLHTVFEINQLLTATKVAFTGPQATKVVVDFLKKNVYPDQPKVSPAQCTNISNSLLLLRNILHIPEDVKSPISGNNGSGHAVQNQILWNMFSQSVDKVLIKLMIIPEATNWGVTMVQLIALMYKDQHVITLHKLLNMWLESCNSESSEDNESNTSPPDRGSEDSSPMMTSDPTSDSSDTGGSGKSNDEPNSETNVWGTSENNTMKDENQQFQPPLPDENDIHMRDQDASTGDENMKSDNDNEEKVVFEDLPTEPSNQQPSKTEKKGKGMISENSDCGYGTQIENQESISTSSNDDEMPLKKRVHQKPHNPKQRVNTKARTGVTLQERRRKKISKRGKANIENLIRYFSTNVQGLTHQTPTDDDISYVLKEFTVDFLLKGYNSLVQTLHSQILTNVLLEIDTSHFFWLVTYFLKFATQIELDIEQISGVISFDIVSYLTAEGVNLCEQFELAVKLDRNNLKPSSRRLHLVVTAIREFVQAIEVYQKIPHICAADKDALIKLQNKMCETNELRSLLVLLLRHYNPKYHSKQYLQDLVVTNHILLTFLDNAIRNPSYLGSTDIVEHIKQFATPEIMYQYGLLLEDYAVNGAFINDCVFTIMHHVGGELDSLISLYQPKILKTFTSIWKSEFEICDDWSDLIEYVINTFIKKPHALLTIDNFRMDTQIFDDKKVLTEHQAVVASAKKDLQPAAEAGRKKSVHSSASQSSKKRWTEDELSTLNWNYLQCNTHPDVIGEMLRRLKEDGTVKSRDSVIRELYKQNIINKEEYEKLSKFEVKTDKGVKINKEMRDVEIGKLCEQLRQDGKTKCFDWVQQVLLETCYAKLQIEKRYRSECSRTADQTGIHQFKLFNQGFNSPVMSPVSYHALLLNQSVPLVPWNCEQAAMCKDLKFLQLLHKLGFQMPVDTGKVFIRIPHVWSAGVLYEVAGRVAVIDTTKLKFSVTDITSSGSKNAMQQCNSPLSTLTKDVTSMSAAPENFYQIHKQKHIAAIMNFTPRPGSSFNTDVQNESKRCWLEVVQQSQDLKLTCTVGSVLEDVEELAKSKAPSRPAVQPAAAAPARRDVSQAPCSLPPKDFIAQLSELEDNNSVSETASVASDLTRMYVSDEEEKLEIALRPSVAANAPGDGDGCAGRAGRAERSAAERPSVYAPTF, encoded by the exons ATGGAGTGGGTTCTCAGCAGTCCACAGATCCATAGCATATTCAGCAATCTTGGCTTTATGCACGCAGATGGATATCACGTAAATGACAACTGTAATG ctgcCCTAGaaactattttaaataatattttaactgaaGACAAGTATTTACGGACATACCGCAGGAGCATCAGTTGCGggcaaaacataaaaaaagacTTAATACCTCTTTTGATCCACGCTAAGGAAGAGAAAACTATAGAACTACTAGTGAGAATACTAGTCAATTTGTCAATACCCATAGAGTGCTTGCTATCAGTTGAAGTAACATCGCAATCAGATTTTGGTTTGCATACAGTATTTGAAATAAACCAGCTACTGACCGCCACTAAAGTGGCCTTTACTGGTCCACAAGCAACAAAAGTAGTTgtagattttttaaagaaaaatgtgtATCCTGATCAACCAAAAGTGTCACCGGCACAATgtacaaatataagtaatagtCTTTTGTTATTGAGAAACATACTGCATATACCAGAGGACGTTAAAAGTCCTATTTCAGGCAACAATGGATCTGGCCACGCCGTGCAAAATCAGATTCTCTGGAACATGTTTAGCCAAAGCGTTGATAAAGTACTTATTAAGCTAATGATTATACCGGAAGCG ACTAATTGGGGAGTTACAATGGTACAACTTATAGCATTGATGTATAAAGATCAGCATGTTATTACATTGCACAAACTGCTCAATATGTGGCTAGAATCTTGTAATTCTGAGAGTTCAGAAGACAATGAAAGTAACACTTCTCCACCGGATAGAG GTAGTGAAGATTCGTCACCTATGATGACATCAGATCCGACGTCTGATTCGTCGGATACAGGTGGTAGCGGAAAAAGTAACGATGAACCAAACTCGGAGACAAATGTGTGGGGAACTTCcgaaaacaatacaatgaaAGATGAGAATCAACAGTTTCAGCCTCCGTTACCTGATGAGAATGACATTCACATGAGGGACCAAGACGCATCGACTGGCGATGAAAATATGAAGTCTGATAATGATAAT GAAGAAAAAGTGGTGTTCGAAGATTTACCAACCGAGCCAAGTAATCAACAGCCATCAAAGACTGAGAAGAAAGGGAAGGGGATGATATCTGAAAATTCTGATTGCGGATATGGAACGCAAATCGAAAATCAAGAGTCCATTTCTACTTCAAGCAACGATGACGAGATGCCTTTGAAAAAACGAGTTCATCAAAAACCACACAATCCTAAACAAAGAGTGAACACCAAGGCACGTACTGGTGTTACATTACAAGAGAGAAGGCGTAAGAAGATATCTAAAAGGGGTAAAGCGAACAT TGAAAATCTTATTCGTTATTTCAGCACAAACGTACAAGGGCTCACTCATCAAACTCCAACAGATGATGACATATCCTATGTACTTAAAGAATTTACTGTTGACTTTTTACTCAAAGGTTACAATTCTTTAGTACAAACACTACATAGTCAAATCCTCACAAACGTATTATTGGAAATTGATACGTCACATTTTTTCTGGTTAGTGACTTATTTTCTGAAGTTTGCGACCCAAATCGAGTTGGATATAGAACAAATTTCCGGTGTGATATCCTTTGATATAGTATCGTATTTGACTGCTGAGGGTGTCAATTTATGTGAACAATTTGAACTGGCTGTTAAGCTAGACAGAAATAACTTGAAGCCAAGTAGCAGGCGTCTTCATCTG GTTGTTACAGCAATCAGAGAGTTTGTACAAGCTATTGAAGTGTACCAAAAGATTCCGCATATTTGTGCCGCTGATAAAGACGCccttataaaattacaaaacaaaatgtgCGAAACCAATGAATTGAGGTCACTCTTAGTGCTGCTGTTGCGTCACTATAATCCGAAATACCATTCCAAGCAGTATTTACAG GACCTCGTTGTAACAAACCACATACTGCTGACATTTTTGGATAACGCTATAAGGAATCCGAGCTACTTGGGTTCTACCGACATTGTAGAACACATTAAACA GTTCGCGACCCCTGAAATAATGTACCAATACGGGCTATTGCTAGAAGACTACGCTGTGAACGGGGCGTTCATCAACGACTGCGTGTTCACGATCATGCACCACGTGGGAGGGGAGCTGGACAGTTTGATCAGTTTATATCAACCTAAGATATTGAAGACGTTCACTTCTATTTGGAAGTCTGAATTTGAAATTTGCGAC gattgGTCTGATTTAATAGAATACGTGATAAACACATTCATAAAGAAGCCGCACGCGCTGTTAACTATTGACAATTTTAGGATGGACACACAGATATTTGACGACAAGAAAGTCCTAACCGAACACCAAGCAGTTGTTGCGTCTGCAAAGAAAGATCTCCAGCCTGCGGCCGAAGCGGGGAGGAAAAAGTCCGTACACAGCAGTGCGAGCCAGTCATCTAAAAAAAG GTGGACTGAAGATGAACTGTCTACTTTAAATTGGAATTATCTGCAATGCAACACTCATCCGGATGTCATTGGCGAAATGTTAAGACGCCTTAAAGAAGACGGCACAGTTAAGTCTCGAGATTCTGTGATCAGAGAattatacaaacaaaatataataaacaaagagGAATATGAAAAACTGTCTAAGTTTGAAGTTAAGACCGATAAGGGCGTTAAGATAAACAAAGAAATGAGGGATGTCGAGATCGGAAAGCTTTGTGAGCAACTAAGACAAGACGGAAAAACGAAATGCTTTGACTGGGTTCAACAAGTTTTACTTGAAACTTGTTACGCAAAATTGCAAATCGAGAAGAGGTACCGTAGCGAATGCAGCAGGACCGCGGATCAAACGGGTATCCATCAATTCAAGTTGTTTAATCAAGGGTTTAATTCGCCAGTGATGTCTCCTGTGTCATATCACGCTCTAC TTCTTAATCAGTCTGTACCCCTGGTACCGTGGAATTGTGAACAAGCTGCCATGTGCAAGGACTTGAAGTTTTTGCAACTACTACATAAATTGGGATTCCAAATGCCGGTTGACACCGGCAAAGTATTTATAAGGATACCGCACGTCTGGTCAGCTGGTGTCTTGTACGAAGTGGCTGGCAGAGTCGCTGTTATTGACACAA caaaattaaaattctCCGTCACCGATATAACTAGTAGCGGGTCTAAGAACGCTATGCAGCAGTGCAACTCGCCGCTCTCAACGCTCACCAAGGACGTCACATCGATGAGCGCCGCGCCAGAGAACTTCTATCAGATACACAAACAGAAACACATCGCTGCTATTATGAATTTCACGCCCAG GCCGGGTTCGTCGTTCAACACGGATGTTCAAAACGAAAGCAAACGTTGTTGGTTGGAAGTGGTACAACAGTCTCAAGACCTTAAATTGACTTGTACCGTGGGAAG TGTCCTGGAAGACGTGGAGGAGCTAGCGAAGTCGAAGGCACCTTCGAGACCGGCGGTGCAGCCGGCGGCGGCCGCGCCCGCCCGGCGCGACGTCTCCCAAGCTCCTTGCTCCCTGCCTCCCAAGGACTTCATCGCTCAGCTCTCGGAGTTGGAGGATAACAACAG CGTCAGCGAAACGGCATCGGTCGCATCAGACCTAACTCGCATGTACGTTTCGGACGAAGAGGAGAAACTGGAGATAGCGCTACGGCCGAGCGTGGCGGCGAACGCCCCCGGCGACGGCGACGGCTGCGCCGGCCGCGCCGGCCGCGCCGAGCGCTCCGCCGCCGAGCGGCCCTCCGTCTACGCTCCCACTTTCTGA